The genomic region CTTCGGGGTCACGCTGTCTCGCGGGCGCACACGATCGATCGGAAGCTCGGAGGTCCGCTGGGATCTCGGACTCGCGTCGCGCACGCATCCGATTCTCGGCACGGTCTCCGAGATCCGGAACCGGCGCGTCAGCTGGTGACGACCTGCGCCGTGCCCACCGCGGCGTCGGGGCCCATCTCGTCCGCGATGCGGTTGGCCTCGTCGATGAGGGTCTGCACGATCTCCTCCTCGGGGACCGTCTTGATGACCTGCCCCTTCACGAAGATCTGGCCCTTGCCGTTGCCGCTGGCCACGCCCAGGTCGGCGTCGCGCGCCTCACCGGGACCGTTGACGACGCAGCCCATGACGGCGACGCGCAGCGGGACGGTCATGTCCTTCAGGCCCTCGGTGACGTTGTCGGCGAGCGAGTAGACGTCGACCTGGGCTCGTCCGCACGAGGGGCACGAGACGATCTCGAGCTTGCGCTCGCGCAGGTTCAGAGACTGCAGGATCTGGTGGCCGACCTTGACCTCTTCGGCCGGCGGCGCAGACAGCGACACGCGGATCGTGTCGCCGATGCCCTCGGCGAGCAGGATGCCGAAGGCCGTCGCGCTCTTGATGGTGCCCTGGAAGGCGGGGCCGGCTTCGGTGACGCCCAGGTGCAGCGGCCAGTCGCCGCGCTCGGCGAGCTGGCGGTAGGCCTTGACCATCACGATCGGGTCGTTGTGCTTGACCGAGATCTTGAAGTCGTGGAAGTCGTGCTCCTCGAACAGCGACGCCTCCCATACCGCCGACTCGACGAGCGCCTCGGGCGTGGCCTTGCCGTACTTCTCGAGCAGGCGCTTGTCGAGCGAGCCGGCGTTCACGCCGATGCGCAGCGACACCCCCGCCGCCTGGGCGGCCTTGGCGATGGCGCCGACCTGGTCGTCGAACTTGCGGATGTTTCCGGGGTTCACGCGGACGGCGGCGCAGCCGGCGTCGATCGCCTGGAAGACGTACTTCGGCTGGAAGTGGATGTCGGCGATCACCGGGATCTGGCTCTTCTTGGCGATGATGTGCAGCACATCGGCGTCGTCCTGACTCGGCACCGCGACGCGTACGATCTCGCAGCCGGATGCGGTCAGCTCGGCGATCTGCTGGAGCGTGGCGTTGATGTTCGTGGTCGGGGTCGTCGTCATCGACTGCACGCTGACCGGCGCGTTTCCGCCGACGAGGACCTTGCCGACCTTGATCTGACGCGACTTCCGGCGCGGAGCGAGGGTTTCGGGGACCGACGGCATTCCGATGTTCACAGCAGGCACGCCCTCCAGCCTACGCCGCCCCACGCGGCTCAGCGCGAAGAGCGCCGCGGTCGCCGGGGAGATCGCTCTCCGATCCCCCAGAGGCGCGAGCCGGCGGCCCGGCGGCAGCGGGACGATGCGGCCGCCGGGCGTGTGGTAGTTTCGGCGCATGTCCGCGCACCCCACCTGGTGGCTCACCGCATAGGCGGTGGGCACGCGTGACCATGACCGCCTGCGGGCGGTCTTCTTCGTTTGGGTGGCCGCCCCATGACGAAAGACCGAGATGACCGGGCCCGCTGACTCCTTCTCCGACCTCGCCGCGCGGGGCGTCCCGTTCGCGCTCATCGCGCGAGACGCCGAAACCGTCGAGGTCCTCACGGGCGACGTCGTCGACGTCGACCTGCTCGCCGACATCCCCCTCGTCGACGCCGCCGGCGTCCCGCGCGAGGTGCTCGCCCTGGTGCCGTACCGGCAGGTTCGCGAACGCGGGTTCGCGTGTCACGACGACGGCGCGCCGCTGCGCTGCCTGGTCGTCTCGGAGCACACCGCCGTCGCGCGCGACGCCGCCCTCGCGCAGCTGCCGACGACGCCGATCCCGCTGACGGATGCCGGCTTCGATCTGTCCGACGACGAGTACGCCGACATCGTCCGCGACGTCATCACCGACGAGATCGGCCGCGGCGAAGGCGCCAACTTCGTCATCCGCCGCGACTTCGTCGCCGGCGTCGACGCCGACCCGGTCACCGCAGCCTTCACGTGGTTCCGCGCACTGCTCGAGCACGAGCGCGGCGCGTACTGGACGTTCCTCGTCGTCACACCCGGGCACATCGCGGTCGGCGCGAGCCCCGAGGCCCACGTCAGCGCCCGCGACGGCGTGGTCACGATGAACCCGATCTCGGGGACGTTCCGTCATCCCGCCGGCGGCGCGACCGTGGCCACCCTGAGCGAGTTCCTCGAGTCGACGAAGGAGACCGAGGAGCTCTTCATGGTCGTCGACGAGGAACTGAAGATGATGAGCGCCGTCTGCTCGGACGGCGGCCGCATCACGGGCCCGCACCTCAAGGAGATGTCGCGGCTGACCCACACCGAGTACATGCTGCGCGGCACGAGCCGCCTGGACCCGCGCGACATCCTGCGCGAGACGATGTTCGCGCCCACCGTGACCGGCTCCCCCATGCAGAACGCGTGCACCGTGATCGCGCGCCACGAGCGCGAGCCGCGCGGATACTACTCGGGCGTGGCGGCGCTGTTCACGCCGCGCACAGACGCCGTCGGCGACGGCGAGGCGACGCACGATCTCGATGCCCCCATCCTCATCCGGACCGCCTATGTGGTCGACGGCCGTCTGCGCGTGCCGGTGGGAGCGACGCTCGTGCGCCACTCCGACCCGTACGGCGAGGTCGGCGAGACCCACGGCAAGGCGGCCGGCGTCCTCGGTGCGATCGGTGCGATACCGCGCGATGCGGCCGCGGAGGCCGCGCACGAGATCGACGAGGACGCGCCCGCGCCGGTCGCGCGACGGCTCGCGGACGACCCCGGGATCGCCGCCCTGCTGACCTCGCGCAATGCGCGGCTCGCGGACTTCTGGCTCAACCCGCAGGATCCCGGCGAATCGGGTCCTTTCGCGGGCCGTTCGGCGCTCGTCGTCGACGCCGAGGACCGGTTCACCACCATGCTCGCCCACCAGCTGCGGCATCTGGGGCTGGACGCCCGCATCGTGCCGTGGGATGAGGCATCCGATGCCGATGTCGACGCGGCCGAGCTCGTCGTGGCCGGCCCCGGCCCCGGCGACCCGCGCGACAGCGCGAACCCGCGGATCCGCCGCATGCGCGAGATCGTCGCGCGTCGGCACGCATCGGGCAGACCGCTCCTCGCGGTATGCCTGAGCCACCAGATCCTCGCCGACATCCTGGGCATCGGCCTGGGTCCGCTCGCGGCGCCGCATCAGGGTCTGCAGAAGACCGTGGACGTGTTCGGACTGCCCGCCTCCATCGGCTTCTACAACACGTTCACGGCTCGCGTCGCGCCCGGCACCACGCGCGTGGACGGGGCGGAGCTGTCGACGGATGCCGACGGCGACGTGTACGCGCTGCGCGGCGCGGGCTTCGCGTCGGTCCAGGGCCACCTCGAGTCGATCCTGTCGCGCGACGGCATGACGACGCTCCAGCGGCTCATCGCCCACGCCCTGACGCCGGTCGGCGCATAGCGGCCCCGACGGCATCCCGGCCCACGCCGTCACCGACGTCGGGCCGCGCCATCGACCTTCGGTGGGCGCTCGATGCCGGCCGACCAGGCGCGTGCGGCATGCGGCGCCAACCGAAAGGCTGACTGCAGCAGTTCACTTGGCGCGGATCGCCGCGTTCGGACCGCTGAACGACATCGAGGGCCAAGCGAGGACGTCGCCGGGCAACCGGCGGATCAGGATCCGGGCCGGCCGAGGCGCCGCTCGATGAGGCGGCGCTCGGCGGCGTTGGCGGTCAGCTCGAGCGCTCGCAGATCCGCGGCGAGCGCTTCCTCTTCCCGACCCACCTCGCGCAGCAGCGACGCGCGCACCGCGTGCCACAGATGCGCGCCGGCGAGGGCCGGCTCGAGGTCGTCGACCTCGCGCAGCGCCACCCCCGCACCGTCGGCGCGGGCGAGCGCCACGGCGCGGTTCAGCCGCACGAGCGGCGAGCGGTCGAACACCAGCAGCATGTCGTAGAGCGTCAGCACCTGCAGCCAGTCGGTTCCGTCGGCGTCCGCGGCGTCGGCATGGCACGCCGCGATCGCCGCGTGCAGCTGCCAGCGACCCGGTCGCCGCAGCGCGGCCGCGCGCCGCAGCTGCGCATGGGCGGCGATCATGAGCGGACGGTCCCAGCGCGAGCGGTCCTGGTCGCCCAGCAGCACCAGGTCGCCGTCGACGGCACGCGCGTCCTCGCGGGCCCGGTGGAACAGCAGCAGCGCCAGCAGGCCGTGCGCCTCGGCCTCGTCGGGCAGTGCCGCGGCGACCACGCGCGCCAGCCAGATCGCGTCGTCGGCGAGGTCGCGGTCGGCCGCGGCGTCCTTCCCGTCCATGAGGTGCGCCTCGCTGTACATGACCGACACCACGGTGAGGACGAGATCGAGTCGTTCGCGGCGGCTGTCGCCCTGGGGGATCTGGAGCGGGATGCCGGCGGCGGCGATCTTGCGCTTGGCCCGCACGATCCGCTGCTGCACCGTGGCGACGGGCTGGAGCGTCGCCCGCGCGATCTGAGCCGTCGTGAGTCCGACGATCGTCCTCAGCGTCAGGGCGAGCTGGGCATCGGCGGCGAGCGCCGGGTGGCAGCAGCCGAACAGCAGCGGGAGTCGCTCGTCGGGCTCCGCCTCGCCCGCGGCCCGGTCGGTGCGCGCCGGGGCTTGCGTCGGGTCGGCGAGCAGCGCGAGCTTGTCGCGGTAGACGCGGTCGCGCCGCAGGCGGTCCAGCGCGTTGTGACGCGCCGCCTCGGTCAGCCACGCTCCCGGCCGCGGCGGGATGCCGCGCACGCGCCACTCGCGCACCGCCTCCTCCACCGCGTCGGAGACGGCCTCCTCGGCCACGTCGAAGCTGCCCAGGCGCGCCGTGAGCGCCGCGACGATGCGCCCCGACTCGGCGCGGACGGTCTCGGCGAGCAGGGCGTCGGATGCCGGGGCCGCGCGATCCGGCAGCTCGCCGGAACCGCCGGCCACGGCATCCGCACCCGTCACTGCTCGAACTGGCTGTAGTCGACCACCATGGGACGGATCTCGACCGAGACGCCCGGGGTCTCCAGCGCCGGCCACGTGCGGGTCAGCGCGATCGCGGCGTCGAGATCGGGCACGTCGATGACGGCGAACCCGCCCACGACCTCCTTCGCCTCCGAGAAGGGGCCGTCCACGACCACGGGGCCGGACTCGCCGTGCCGGATCGTCGTGGCGGTGGTGACGGGCTGCAGCTCGGCGCTGTTGTCGTCGAACTTGTCGGCGTTGGCGCCGAACCATTCGTAGATGCGGCCGTAGACCTCCTCCGCGCGAGCGGGATCGGCCGCCTCGTCGAGTTCGGGGGTCGAGGTGAACATGAGGACGTACTTCACGGTGACGTTCCTTTCGTCAGGGGAACCGTTTCATCCCCACAGCGAACGGACAAGCCTCGGATCGACACCCGCGGCGGAATCGGTCACCCCAGCAGAGAGATCGGGTTCACGAGGTCCGCGACGATCAGCACGGCGCCCATGGCGATGAGAGCGACGACGACGACGAACGTCACCGGGACGAGCTTGGTGGCGTCGACGGGCTTCGGCGCGGGGCGTCCGGTGATCTTCGCCCACCACCGGCGGATGCCGTCCCACAGTGCGACGGCGACGTGTCCGCCGTCCAGCGGCAGCAGCGGCACCAGGTTGAACACGAACAGCGCGATGTTCAGCGACGCCAGCACCGACAGGAATCCGGCGACGCGGTTGAGGATCGGCGCGTCCGCCGCCGCGACCTCGCCGGCGATGACGCCCGCGCCCACGACGCTGAGCGGACCGTTGGGGTCCCGCTCCTGACCGGTGAGCGTGTCGACGCCGGTCTCCCACACCTTCACCGGCAGCTGCCAGATGAGGTTCGCCACCGCGCCGACGTTCTGCGCGGCGACCACGGGGGCCTCCCAGATCGGCGCGCGCACGTAGTCGAGCTCCTGGCGGATGCCGACGAAGCCGACCTCCTCGGTGACGGGATCGCCGTTCGCGTCGACGACGGCCTGCCCTCGTTCGTCGGTGACGGCGCGCGTGACGGACGTCGGGGTGAGTGTGAGCGTCTGCTCGGCGCCGTCGCGCTCGACGACGACGGGGATCGGCTGATCGGGCGAGTCCTGGATGATCGCGGATGCTTCGGCGAACGTCTCGACCTGCCGGCCGTCGACGGCGACGAGGACATCCCCCGGCTCGATGCCGGCGGCCGCCGCGGGGGCGATCGGGTCGTCCGCGGTGCACTCGGTGCGTCCCGTGTCGGCGGGGATCACGCACTCGCTCACGCTCTGCACCGTCGTGGTGGCGGTCTGGAGCCCGATGCCGCTGAGGAGGATCGCGAACAGCACGATCGCCAGCAGCAGGTTCATGAACGGACCGCCGAGCATGATGATCACGCGCTTGTACACCGGCAGCCGGTAGAACACGCGGGCGTCGTCGTCGCCGTCGAGGGTCTCGTCGTTGGCCGCGCGCGCGTCCTGCACCATGGTGGCGAAGAAGCCGCCGCCGGCGCGGCCCGAGGCGCTCCCGGCGGCCTGCTTCGGCGAGGGAGGGTACATGCCGGCCATCGAGATGTAGCCGCCGAGCGGGATGGCCTTCACGCCGTACTCGGTCTCGCCGCGGCGGCGCGACCACAGGGTCGGCCCGAAGCCCACCATGTACTGGCCGACGCGCACGCCGAACTTCTTCGCGGGCACGAGGTGGCCGATCTCGTGCAGGGCGATCGAGACGGCCAGGCCGACGAAGAGCACGACGAAGCCGATGACGAACGCGATCGTTTCCACACGACCACGCTACCCGCGGCGCCCTTTGAGTTCGCCGCGAAGATCGGTGCGGACACGTCATCGGCGTGACGCCCGCGGGTGAGAAGATGGTTCCGACATGCCGACAGACGCCCCCACGAACCTGCCCCCCGTCCTCCGCCCGGAGCACCCGCCCGTCCACGCGCTGAGCGATCTCGCGGCCCGGTTCCAGGCCGAGGTGCGCGGCGACGCGTCGGGTGTGGAGCTGACGGGCATCACGCTGGCCACAGCCGATCTGCGCCCCGGCGAGGCGTTCGTGGCGATCCGCGGCGCCGCCCGCCACGGCGCCGAATTCGCCGCCGCCGCAGCCGAGAAGGGCGCGGTCGCCGTGATCACGGACGCCGCCGGCGCCGACCTCGCAGAACCCGCGGGTCTGCCGATCGTCGTCGTCGACAACCCCCGCGTGCTGCTCGGCGACCTGTCGGCGTGGGTGTACGGCACCGGCCCCGATGACGACATCCCGCTGCTGTTCGGCACGACCGGCACCAACGGCAAGACGAGCGTGTCGCACCTGCTGGAGGGCATCCTCGAGCAGCTCGGCGTCGTGACCGGCCTGTCCTCGACGGCCGAGCGCCACATCGCCGGCGAGGTGATCGTGTCGCGGCTCACCACGCCCGAGGCGTCCGAGTTCCACGCCCTCCTCGCGCTGATGCGCGAGCGCGGCGTCGAGGCCGTCGCGGTCGAGGTGAGCGCGCAGGCGCTGAGCCGCCACCGCGTCGACGGCCTGGTCTTCGACGTCGCGGGCTTCACCAACCTCAGTCACGACCACCTCGACGACTACGCCGACATGCGCGAGTACTTCGAGGCAAAGACCCCCCTGTTCCGTCCCGATCGCTCCAAGCGCGCGGTGATCTGCCTCGACTCGGAGTACGGCTCCGAGGTCGCCGCCCGCTGCGAGGTGCCGAAGGTGACGATCGCGACGCCCGCGATCGCCTTCGATGCGGATGCCGCCGCCGCCGCGGACTGGGTGGTGGAGATCATCGACGAGCGCCAGGACGGCACGGAGTTCTCGCTGACCGGCCCCGACGGACGCTCCCTGACCACGGTGGTCCCGGTGATCGGGCGCCACATGGCCGCGAACGCGGGACTGGCGATCGTGATGCTCCTCGAGGGCGGGTACGCGTGGGAGCGTCTGGTGGCGGCGCTCGACGGCGGCCGCATCGAGGCGTATCTGCCCGGACGGACGCAGCTGGTCTCGGGCGATCGGGGACCGGCGATCTACGTCGATTTCGGCCACTCCCCCGACGCGTTCGAGAAGACGCTCGGCGCGATCCGGCGCGTGACGCCCGGCAAGGTCGTCATGCTCTTCGGCGCCGACGGCGATCGCGACGCCACGAAGCGCCACGACATGGGGCGCACCGGCGTCGAGGGCAGCGACATCCTGGTGATCACCGATCACCATCCGCGCTTCGAGGACCCGGACTCGATCCGCGCGACCCTCATCGAGGGCGCGCGGCGAGCGAGACCGGATGCCGAGATCCACGAGTTCTCCCCGCCCGAGCGGGCCATCGTCGAGACGGTGGCGCTGGTCGGCGACGGCGACGCGGTGCTGTGGGCCGGCCCCGGCCACCAGGACTACCGCGACATCCGGGGCATGCGCGCGCCGTACTCGGCGCGCGAGCTCGCCCGCCGGGCGCTGCGCGCGGCCGGCTGGCCGGTCCCCGAGCCGCACTGGCCGGTGCCCTACCCCGAGGATCACGTGGTGATCTCGGACCCGCTGCGACCGTTCGACTTCCCGACGTCCTGAGCGGCTCGCACCTCTTCTATGGCGACGCGTCCGGCTTTGTGGTCTGACCACAATCGGGCGCCTGGATCCCGCGGTGTCGTTGTGGATTCCGTGCATCTTGACCTGTGGTCTGACCACAAGGAGTAGCCTGGGATCACGGCACGCCGGACGGCTCCCACGAGGGCCCGCGATCCGACGCGACCGACCAGTCGACGAAGAAGGATTCGTGTCATGAGCATCGCAGAGACAGCACCCGCCACCCCCGGGTCGGAGCACGACCAGGCCCCCGCCGCATGGACGGGATTCGTTCCCGGTCCCTGGCAGGACGGCATCGACGTGCGCGACTTCATCCAGCGCAACCTCACGCCGTACGACGGCGACGCGGCGTTCCTCACCGGGCCCACCGAGCGCACCACCCGCGTGTGGGACACGCTCAGCAGCATGTTCCCCGAGGAGCGCGAGAAGGGCGTCTACGACGTCGACCCGCACACCCCCGCCGGCATCACCGCCCACGGCCCCGGGTACATCAGCGACGACGACCACGTGATCGTCGGCCTGCAGACCGACGCGCCGCTCAAGCGCGCCATCATGCCCAACGGCGGCTGGCGCATGGTGGAGACGGCGCTCGAGACCTACGGCTACGAGGTCGACCAGACCCTCAAGACCGTCTTCACCGAGTACCGCAAGACCCACAACCAGGGCGTCTTCGACGTGTACCCGCCCAAGGTCCGCGCGGCCCGCAGCGCCCACATCGTCACGGGCCTGCCGGACGCCTACGGCCGCGGCCGCATCATCGGCGACTACCGCCGCGTCGCCCTCTACGGCGTCGACGGCCTCATCGCCGCGAAGAAGCTCGACAAGCTGGACCTCGACACGCGTCCCTTCAGCGACACCGTCG from Microbacter sp. GSS18 harbors:
- a CDS encoding site-2 protease family protein, coding for METIAFVIGFVVLFVGLAVSIALHEIGHLVPAKKFGVRVGQYMVGFGPTLWSRRRGETEYGVKAIPLGGYISMAGMYPPSPKQAAGSASGRAGGGFFATMVQDARAANDETLDGDDDARVFYRLPVYKRVIIMLGGPFMNLLLAIVLFAILLSGIGLQTATTTVQSVSECVIPADTGRTECTADDPIAPAAAAGIEPGDVLVAVDGRQVETFAEASAIIQDSPDQPIPVVVERDGAEQTLTLTPTSVTRAVTDERGQAVVDANGDPVTEEVGFVGIRQELDYVRAPIWEAPVVAAQNVGAVANLIWQLPVKVWETGVDTLTGQERDPNGPLSVVGAGVIAGEVAAADAPILNRVAGFLSVLASLNIALFVFNLVPLLPLDGGHVAVALWDGIRRWWAKITGRPAPKPVDATKLVPVTFVVVVALIAMGAVLIVADLVNPISLLG
- a CDS encoding UDP-N-acetylmuramoyl-L-alanyl-D-glutamate--2,6-diaminopimelate ligase, which gives rise to MPTDAPTNLPPVLRPEHPPVHALSDLAARFQAEVRGDASGVELTGITLATADLRPGEAFVAIRGAARHGAEFAAAAAEKGAVAVITDAAGADLAEPAGLPIVVVDNPRVLLGDLSAWVYGTGPDDDIPLLFGTTGTNGKTSVSHLLEGILEQLGVVTGLSSTAERHIAGEVIVSRLTTPEASEFHALLALMRERGVEAVAVEVSAQALSRHRVDGLVFDVAGFTNLSHDHLDDYADMREYFEAKTPLFRPDRSKRAVICLDSEYGSEVAARCEVPKVTIATPAIAFDADAAAAADWVVEIIDERQDGTEFSLTGPDGRSLTTVVPVIGRHMAANAGLAIVMLLEGGYAWERLVAALDGGRIEAYLPGRTQLVSGDRGPAIYVDFGHSPDAFEKTLGAIRRVTPGKVVMLFGADGDRDATKRHDMGRTGVEGSDILVITDHHPRFEDPDSIRATLIEGARRARPDAEIHEFSPPERAIVETVALVGDGDAVLWAGPGHQDYRDIRGMRAPYSARELARRALRAAGWPVPEPHWPVPYPEDHVVISDPLRPFDFPTS
- a CDS encoding sigma factor-like helix-turn-helix DNA-binding protein → MTGADAVAGGSGELPDRAAPASDALLAETVRAESGRIVAALTARLGSFDVAEEAVSDAVEEAVREWRVRGIPPRPGAWLTEAARHNALDRLRRDRVYRDKLALLADPTQAPARTDRAAGEAEPDERLPLLFGCCHPALAADAQLALTLRTIVGLTTAQIARATLQPVATVQQRIVRAKRKIAAAGIPLQIPQGDSRRERLDLVLTVVSVMYSEAHLMDGKDAAADRDLADDAIWLARVVAAALPDEAEAHGLLALLLFHRAREDARAVDGDLVLLGDQDRSRWDRPLMIAAHAQLRRAAALRRPGRWQLHAAIAACHADAADADGTDWLQVLTLYDMLLVFDRSPLVRLNRAVALARADGAGVALREVDDLEPALAGAHLWHAVRASLLREVGREEEALAADLRALELTANAAERRLIERRLGRPGS
- a CDS encoding chorismate-binding protein, whose translation is MTGPADSFSDLAARGVPFALIARDAETVEVLTGDVVDVDLLADIPLVDAAGVPREVLALVPYRQVRERGFACHDDGAPLRCLVVSEHTAVARDAALAQLPTTPIPLTDAGFDLSDDEYADIVRDVITDEIGRGEGANFVIRRDFVAGVDADPVTAAFTWFRALLEHERGAYWTFLVVTPGHIAVGASPEAHVSARDGVVTMNPISGTFRHPAGGATVATLSEFLESTKETEELFMVVDEELKMMSAVCSDGGRITGPHLKEMSRLTHTEYMLRGTSRLDPRDILRETMFAPTVTGSPMQNACTVIARHEREPRGYYSGVAALFTPRTDAVGDGEATHDLDAPILIRTAYVVDGRLRVPVGATLVRHSDPYGEVGETHGKAAGVLGAIGAIPRDAAAEAAHEIDEDAPAPVARRLADDPGIAALLTSRNARLADFWLNPQDPGESGPFAGRSALVVDAEDRFTTMLAHQLRHLGLDARIVPWDEASDADVDAAELVVAGPGPGDPRDSANPRIRRMREIVARRHASGRPLLAVCLSHQILADILGIGLGPLAAPHQGLQKTVDVFGLPASIGFYNTFTARVAPGTTRVDGAELSTDADGDVYALRGAGFASVQGHLESILSRDGMTTLQRLIAHALTPVGA
- a CDS encoding YciI family protein, whose protein sequence is MKYVLMFTSTPELDEAADPARAEEVYGRIYEWFGANADKFDDNSAELQPVTTATTIRHGESGPVVVDGPFSEAKEVVGGFAVIDVPDLDAAIALTRTWPALETPGVSVEIRPMVVDYSQFEQ
- the ispG gene encoding flavodoxin-dependent (E)-4-hydroxy-3-methylbut-2-enyl-diphosphate synthase yields the protein MPAVNIGMPSVPETLAPRRKSRQIKVGKVLVGGNAPVSVQSMTTTPTTNINATLQQIAELTASGCEIVRVAVPSQDDADVLHIIAKKSQIPVIADIHFQPKYVFQAIDAGCAAVRVNPGNIRKFDDQVGAIAKAAQAAGVSLRIGVNAGSLDKRLLEKYGKATPEALVESAVWEASLFEEHDFHDFKISVKHNDPIVMVKAYRQLAERGDWPLHLGVTEAGPAFQGTIKSATAFGILLAEGIGDTIRVSLSAPPAEEVKVGHQILQSLNLRERKLEIVSCPSCGRAQVDVYSLADNVTEGLKDMTVPLRVAVMGCVVNGPGEARDADLGVASGNGKGQIFVKGQVIKTVPEEEIVQTLIDEANRIADEMGPDAAVGTAQVVTS